One Aegilops tauschii subsp. strangulata cultivar AL8/78 chromosome 7, Aet v6.0, whole genome shotgun sequence genomic window carries:
- the LOC141026846 gene encoding uncharacterized protein gives MEKKNNKGQKKENTKQNSDRILADDVETRTDRRPEGPPNINSLVEYPRLGDKHSQALPRTGSDHTPILWDSVVGGNPRGSSYKFEKWWMLRAEFKELASKNWSAPTLSCSPIEVWQEKVWRFRKFSKGWSRNVDSEIRKLKIKLTEEYNDLDIKSETVPLSDLEKLRMKNLLSELHNLWIVEEVKARQRAKDRDILEGDRNTKYFQTVANQRRRKTLINALEGRNGTTNDIKEMLEIATNYYKGLFRGESRGGFRISNDFFTPEEKVNDLDNQSLQKPFSEEEVKDAIFGSYSDGAPGPDGLSFLFLQNFWEIIKHDIMVMFDDFHKGNLDIYRLNFAMLTLIPKEKDATNMEESVGIVEEMVDPAQRGNGASLGQDITPDFLDLGITVPNSGGAIPLGTSSAGEVDQSLLKVKLDDYNMPGEKNPYSSPPRSPPGGIKHCLLSPVTPLDLLGSPTQPWKKLRGVAAELGIDKTGGHGGDMSSIMLAS, from the exons ATGGAGAAGAAAAACAACAAAG GACAGAAGAAGGAAAACACCAAGCAGAATAGTGATAGGATCTTAGCAGATGATGTAGAGACTAGAACTGATAGAAGGCCTGAAGGGCCACCTAACATAAATAGTCTAGTGGAGTATCCTAGATTAGGGGATAAACA CTCTCAAGCCCTCCCTAGGACTGGTAGTGATCACACTCCAATACTATGGGATTCTGTTGTTGGGGGCAACCCAAGAGGTAGCAGCTATAAGTTTGAAAAATGGTGGATGCTGAGAGCTGAGTTCAAAGAGCTTGCATCCAAAAATTGGTCTGCCCCCACCTTAAGCTGCTCCCCTATAGAGGTGTGGCAAGAGAAAGTTTGGAGGTTTAGGAAATTTAGTAAAGGTTGGAGTAGAAATGTTGATTCTGAGATTAGAAAGCTCAAGATCAAGCTGACAGAGGAATATAATGATCTGGATATTAAGTCAGAGACTGTCCCCCTGTCTGATTTAGAAAAGTTGAGGATGAAAAACCTACTCTCTGAGTTGCACAACCTCTGGATTGTAGAAGAGGTGAAAGCTAGACAGAGAGCCAAGGATAGAGACATCCTGGAGGGAGATAGAAACACAAAATATTTTCAAACTGTAGCTAATCAGAGGAGAAGAAAGACCTTGATTAATGCATTGGAAGGCAGAAATGGTACCACCAATGATATCAAGGAAATGCTAGAAATTGCAACCAACTATTACAAGGGACTATTTAGAGGAGAGAGTAGAGGTGGTTTTAGAATTAGCAATGATTTCTTCACACCAGAGGAGAAGGTGAATGATTTAGATAATCAATCTCTTCAGAAGCCTTTTTCTGAGGAAGAGGTCAAAGATGCCATCTTTGGATCATACTCTGATGGAGCTCCTGGCCCAGATGGACTCTCTTTCTTATTCCTTCAGAACTTTTGGGAAATCATTAAACATGACATAATGGTAATGTTTGATGATTTCCACAAAGGGAATCTAGATATATATAGATTGAACTTTGCTATGCTGACCCTCATCCCTAAAGAGAAAGATGCAACTA ATATGGAGGAAAGTGTTGGGATCGTTGAGGAGATGGTCGATCCTGCTCAAAGAGGAAATGGAGCCTCTTTGGGACAAGATATCACACCAGATTTCCTTGATCTTGGAATCACCGTTCCAAATTCTGGTGGGGCGATTCCATTGGGAACATCGTCTGCTGGAGAAGTTGATCAATCCCTTCTCAAGGTGAAGCTGGACGATTACAATATGCCTGGCGAAAAGAACCCATACTCATCACCTCCAAGGAGTCCTCCTGGTGGCATCAAGCACTGCCTGCTTAGCCCAGTCACCCCTCTGGACCTGCTGGGCTCTCCGACCCAGCCATGGAAGAAGCTCAGAGGAGTGGCGGCAGAGCTGGGGATCGACAAGACTGGTGGCCATGGGGGGGACATGTCGAGCATCATGCTTGCATCTTag